The nucleotide sequence AAGTACGATCCGGTCTACGTGGCGCAGATCCAGTCGTCGAACATCCTTCGCCACTGGATCTACCAGGACGCGAGCTTCACGCGCCTGCGCGAAGTCTCGCTCGCCTACACCATGGCGCCCCGCTGGGTGCAACTGGTGGGGGCGCGCACCGGGACGCTCACGTTGTCGGGGCGCAACCTGGCGCTGTGGACGTCGTACGGTGGGACGGATCCGGAGAACTTCTTCTCGCTCGAGCAGTTTGCCCGCACCGAACAGGCGCAGGTGCCACCGCTCGCGCAGGTGATGTTCTCGCTCTCACTCACGTTCTGATCCCTTCCGCCCGACATGCCAGGAGAAATCGCATGAAGACCCATCGCTCCTTTTCGAGCGCGCGGCGGATCGCCCGGACCGGCGCGGCCTTGGTGGCCGCCTCGTTCGGCAGCGGAGTCCTGACTGCGTGCAGCACCCTGCTCGAGGCCGACGCCCCGAGCCGCATCCTCGAGTCGACGCTCCTTGTCCCGTCCAACGCGCCAGTGCTGGTGGCGGGCGCGATTGCCGACTTCGAGTGCGCGTACGGCAACTTCATCCTTACAGGCGCAACGCTCGGTGACGAGTTCTCGGACTCGCAGGCGAATGCCGCCACGTGGGACATCGATCGTCGCACGAACTTCCCGTCCACGTCGCTCTACTCGACTGGCGGCTGCAACGGCTTCGGCACCTACACGCCGGTGTCGACGGCGCGCTTCCAGGCCGACCAGGCGATCAAGCTGCTGGAGAAGTGGACGGACGCCGAGGTCACGGACCGCGCGGCGCTGCTCGCGCGTTCGTCGGCCTACGCCGGCTACTCCTACATCATGATGGGGGAGATGTTCTGTTCGGCGGCCTTCGACCTTGGCCCGGAGATGCAGCCGGCGGCGGTGTTCGCGCTGGCGGAACAGCGGTTCACGAAGGCCATCGACGCGGCGGGCGTTCCGTCCGACGTGAAGAACATGGCGCTGGTCGGCCGTGCCCGCGCGCGCCTGGACCAGGGGAAGAAGGCCGAGGCGGCGGCCGACGCGGCGCTTGTCCCTGACGGCTTCATCTTCAACGCCCGCACCACCGCCGCCGCGACGCGTGCCGAGAACCGCATCTTCCGATTCAACAACACCAACGGGACCGTCACCGTCGATTCACAGTTCCGCAACCAGACCGTGAACGGTGTCGCCGATCCGCGCGTCCCGGTGGTGGATGCGGGGCGTGGCGCGTCGATGCCGTCGGTGCGCCTGTGGTCGCAGCAGAAGTACAAGGCGCTCACCGATCCGCTTCCCATCGCAACGTGGCGCGAGGCCCGTCTCATCCAGGCTGAGGCCGCGGGTGGCCAAACGGCGGTCAACATCATCAACGCGTTGCGCGCCCGTGCGGGGGTGAACCTCCCGCCGTTCCAGTCGACCGACGCGGCGGCGATCGCGGCGCAGGTCCAGGAGGAGCGTCGTCGCGAGCTGTTCCTGGAAGGGCAGCGCCTGTTCGATATCAATCGCTTCAACATTCCGCTCAAGCCGGCGGCTGGTGCGGCGTTCCCGAACGGCGGTGGCACGTACGGCAACAACAAGTGCCTCCCGTTGCCCGACGTGGAGCGACTGAACAACCCGAATATCGGCGGCTGAACCGTACCGGATGGAATGACAGGGGCTCGCATCCGCGAACGTGCGGGTGCGGGCCCTTGTGGCTGCGAGCGCCTGGCGCGGGCAACTTCGCCGGGGTGAACCCGAACTCGAGGTTGGTCATGCATTGCGTGCGGGAATGGCTGGGCATAACGAGGGAGTGCAGCGACGCGCGCAGGACGGCGCGGCACTGGCGCTCCGCATCGCTGGCCGCGGCGCTGCTCGCCGTTACGGCGGGGGGACGCGCCGACCTGGCGCAGCCTGTGGCGCGACCGGCGGCGATCGGGCCGGAGGCGTCGTACGAGCCGGTGGCGCGCGCCCTGTCGGCGTTCATCGAACGCGAGCGCGTGGCGAAGGGGATCCGTGCGCTCAGCGTGGCCCTGGTCGACGACCAGCGCATCGTCTGGTCGGCCGGTTTCGGGGAGGAGGATCCCGCGACGCATCGCGCCGCCGACGCCAACACGGTGTATCGCGTGGGCTCGGTGTCGAAGCTCTTCACCGACCTGGGCGTGATGCAGCTGGTGGAGCGGGGGGCGATCGACCTCGACGCGCCGGTGCAGCGCTACGTGCCGGACTTCGCGCCGCGCAACTCGTCAGGCAAGGCCATCACGCTGCGCCAGTTGATGTCGCACTACTCGGGGCTCGTGCGCGAGCCGCCGGCGGGACACTACTTCGACGACAGCGGGACGTCGCTGGCGGCGACGGTGGCCTCGCTCAACGGGACGTCGCTCGTCTATCCGCCGGAGACGAGGCGCAAGCACTCCAACGCCGGCATTGCGGTGGTAGGGTACGTGCTGGAGCGCCAGGGGAGCCAGCCGTTCGCGACGTACCTCAAGACCAACGTGCTGCAGCGACTCGGGCTCGGCACGAGCGCGTTCGAGCCGGAACCAGCGCTGGTGTCGCGCCTGGCGAAGGGCGAGATGTGGACGCTGCACCAGCGATCGTTCGAGGCGCCGACGTTTCAGCTCGGGATGTCGCCGGCGGGGAGCATGTACAGCACGATGCCCGACCTCGGGCGCTTCATGAGCGTCCTGTTCGCGGGCGGTCGCGGTCCCGGGGGTGACGTGGTGCGCCGCGAGACGCTGGAGTCGATGTGGCGTCCGCAGTTCGCGCGCGCGGGGGCGAGGGAGGGGGCCGGGCTGGGCTTCCAGCTGTCCCGCTTCGAGGGGCGTCGCATGGTGAGCCATGGCGGGGCGATCTACGGTTTTGCAACGGAGCTCGCGGCGCTGCCTGACGAGAAGCTCGGCGTGGCGGTGAGCGCATCCAAGGACGGGATGAACGCACTCACCACGCGCATCGCCGAGGAGGCGTTGCGGCTGATGCTGGCCATGCGACACAAGCGCGCGCTGGCGCCGGTCGTGGTGAACGGCCAGCCGTCGCTGGCGGCGGCGCGGGCCATCGCGGGGACGTACGCACGCGGCACGACGGTGGTGGACGTGGTGTCGCGCGACTCGACGGTGACGCTGTCGTCGACGGCGATCGACCACCCGATGGGGCTGCGGACGTGGCGCGGCGACACGCTGATCGCCGACGACGGGATGTCGTATGGGACGCGCGTCTGGCGTCGCGGCAGCGCGCTGATGATCGACGGCGTGGCCTACGCGCGGCGTGCAGGGACGAAGGGACTTCCCGCGCTGCCGCCGGTCGCGTGGCGCGGGCTGGTGGGTGAGTACGGATGGGACCACAACGTCCTGTACGTTCTCGAGAAGGGCGGGCGCCTCACGGCGCTGATCGAGTGGTTCTTCGAGTACCCGCTCACGCGCATCTCGGACGACGTGTACGCCCTCCCTAACAGCGGATTGTATGCGGGAGAGCGATTGGTCTTCACGCGTGATGCGAAGGGGCGCGCCACGCAGGTGGTCGCGGCGAGCGTGACGTTCAAGCGCCGGACGTGGGTGGGTGAGGATGGCGATGTCTTCCGCATCACCCCCGAGCGCCCGGTGGACGAGCTTCGCGCCGCGGCGCTCGCCGCATCGCCGCCGGTGGAGCAGGGGACGTTCCGCGCCAGCGACCTGGTGGAGCTCGTGCAGTTGGACTCGACCATCCGGCTCGACGTTCGTTATGCGACCGACCGCAACTTCCTGAGCGTCCCGGTCTACACGCAGGCGCGCGCCTTCCTGCAGCGCCCCGCGGCCGAAGCGCTGGCGCGCGCGCACCAGCGGCTCAAGGCGTCAGGCTACGGCCTCCTGATCCACGACGGATACCGGCCGTGGTACGTGACGAAGATGTTCTGGGACGGGACCCCCGTCGACAAGCACCAGTTCGTCGCCGATCCGAGCCGCGGCTCGCGACACAACCGCGGCTGTGCGGTCGACCTCACGATGTACGACCTGCGCACGGGGGAGCCGGTGGTCACCACGGGCGGCTACGACGAGATGTCGGACCGCTCGTATCCCGAGTATCCGGGCGGGACGTCCCGGCAGCGTGCGCTGCGCGAGATCCTGCGCGCCGCCATGGAGGCGGAGGGATTCCGCGTGTACGAAGC is from Gemmatimonadaceae bacterium and encodes:
- a CDS encoding RagB/SusD family nutrient uptake outer membrane protein; translated protein: MKTHRSFSSARRIARTGAALVAASFGSGVLTACSTLLEADAPSRILESTLLVPSNAPVLVAGAIADFECAYGNFILTGATLGDEFSDSQANAATWDIDRRTNFPSTSLYSTGGCNGFGTYTPVSTARFQADQAIKLLEKWTDAEVTDRAALLARSSAYAGYSYIMMGEMFCSAAFDLGPEMQPAAVFALAEQRFTKAIDAAGVPSDVKNMALVGRARARLDQGKKAEAAADAALVPDGFIFNARTTAAATRAENRIFRFNNTNGTVTVDSQFRNQTVNGVADPRVPVVDAGRGASMPSVRLWSQQKYKALTDPLPIATWREARLIQAEAAGGQTAVNIINALRARAGVNLPPFQSTDAAAIAAQVQEERRRELFLEGQRLFDINRFNIPLKPAAGAAFPNGGGTYGNNKCLPLPDVERLNNPNIGG
- a CDS encoding serine hydrolase, with amino-acid sequence MHCVREWLGITRECSDARRTARHWRSASLAAALLAVTAGGRADLAQPVARPAAIGPEASYEPVARALSAFIERERVAKGIRALSVALVDDQRIVWSAGFGEEDPATHRAADANTVYRVGSVSKLFTDLGVMQLVERGAIDLDAPVQRYVPDFAPRNSSGKAITLRQLMSHYSGLVREPPAGHYFDDSGTSLAATVASLNGTSLVYPPETRRKHSNAGIAVVGYVLERQGSQPFATYLKTNVLQRLGLGTSAFEPEPALVSRLAKGEMWTLHQRSFEAPTFQLGMSPAGSMYSTMPDLGRFMSVLFAGGRGPGGDVVRRETLESMWRPQFARAGAREGAGLGFQLSRFEGRRMVSHGGAIYGFATELAALPDEKLGVAVSASKDGMNALTTRIAEEALRLMLAMRHKRALAPVVVNGQPSLAAARAIAGTYARGTTVVDVVSRDSTVTLSSTAIDHPMGLRTWRGDTLIADDGMSYGTRVWRRGSALMIDGVAYARRAGTKGLPALPPVAWRGLVGEYGWDHNVLYVLEKGGRLTALIEWFFEYPLTRISDDVYALPNSGLYAGERLVFTRDAKGRATQVVAASVTFKRRTWVGEDGDVFRITPERPVDELRAAALAASPPVEQGTFRASDLVELVQLDSTIRLDVRYATDRNFLSVPVYTQARAFLQRPAAEALARAHQRLKASGYGLLIHDGYRPWYVTKMFWDGTPVDKHQFVADPSRGSRHNRGCAVDLTMYDLRTGEPVVTTGGYDEMSDRSYPEYPGGTSRQRALREILRAAMEAEGFRVYEAEWWHFDYKDWQLYRVGNQRFEEFAGSR